One genomic segment of Pelagerythrobacter marensis includes these proteins:
- a CDS encoding alpha/beta fold hydrolase yields MAYQTVTTSRRADISSTEQSQPDPGRIDRRAIPSHAVESSWETPDAHPIRRIDWPGAGETPRGSILFLPGRGDCYEKYLESLEQWHRAGWRVTASDWRGQAGSGRLGNDRVTGHIDDFALWVDDVAHLWQSWKAQTPAPHILMGHSMGGHLVLRAMAEQRVDPDAAVLSAPMLGFYGSVLPVSWMHRIADTMKRFGDPARPAWKWSEKPGEVPVTRINLLTHDEERYQDELWWRENRPELVMGPGSWGWVERAYESMRSLDRPDVLEAIRVPILLLGTSNDKLVDMIAIEAAARRLPAGELLKFGDEARHEILREVDPVRDRAMAAIASFLDRAAGSGQDEG; encoded by the coding sequence ATGGCTTACCAAACGGTAACCACGTCCAGGAGAGCGGACATCAGTTCCACCGAGCAATCCCAGCCGGACCCCGGCCGGATCGATCGCCGGGCGATTCCTTCGCATGCGGTGGAAAGCAGCTGGGAGACACCGGACGCGCACCCCATTCGCCGGATCGACTGGCCCGGTGCCGGCGAGACACCGCGCGGATCGATCCTGTTCCTGCCCGGGCGCGGCGACTGTTACGAAAAGTATCTGGAATCGCTGGAGCAATGGCATCGCGCGGGATGGCGCGTGACCGCCTCTGACTGGCGCGGACAGGCGGGTTCCGGCCGGCTGGGCAACGATCGGGTGACGGGTCACATCGACGATTTTGCCCTGTGGGTCGATGACGTCGCGCATCTTTGGCAGAGCTGGAAGGCGCAGACCCCGGCGCCCCACATCCTGATGGGCCATTCGATGGGCGGGCATCTGGTTCTGCGCGCAATGGCCGAACAGCGGGTCGATCCCGACGCTGCGGTCCTGTCCGCTCCGATGCTCGGCTTTTACGGCAGCGTTCTGCCGGTTAGCTGGATGCACCGTATCGCCGATACGATGAAGCGTTTCGGCGACCCTGCCCGCCCTGCATGGAAATGGAGCGAAAAACCGGGGGAAGTGCCCGTCACGCGGATCAATCTGCTGACCCATGACGAGGAGCGATATCAGGACGAGCTGTGGTGGCGGGAGAACCGGCCGGAGCTGGTCATGGGGCCGGGCAGCTGGGGATGGGTGGAGCGCGCCTACGAATCGATGCGGTCGCTCGACCGGCCGGATGTCCTGGAAGCTATTCGCGTGCCCATTCTCCTTCTCGGAACCTCCAACGACAAGCTGGTCGACATGATTGCGATCGAAGCGGCTGCACGCCGGCTGCCGGCGGGGGAACTGCTGAAGTTCGGCGACGAAGCACGGCACGAGATTCTGCGCGAAGTCGATCCGGTGCGCGATCGGGCGATGGCCGCTATCGCGAGCTTCCTCGATCGCGCAGCCGGTTCCGGTCAAGATGAAGGATAG
- a CDS encoding A24 family peptidase, which produces MPEGQFHYVLLAGLAIALVIAAFTDIRRRQIDNWLTLSIALGAPLFWWASGVSLWPDMAMQLGVALAVFGVLAGLFALGWMGGGDVKLLTALALWIEPGIFMQLLIVMALAGGLLTVVLGAWHVMRRQRDRLAVPYGVAISFGGLWVLCTHYLPSAGIPPISG; this is translated from the coding sequence ATGCCGGAAGGCCAATTCCACTACGTACTGCTCGCAGGCTTGGCAATCGCACTGGTCATTGCCGCGTTCACCGATATCCGGCGGCGCCAGATCGACAATTGGCTGACGCTTTCCATCGCGCTGGGTGCACCGCTTTTCTGGTGGGCCAGCGGCGTCTCGCTCTGGCCCGACATGGCCATGCAACTGGGCGTTGCGCTCGCCGTGTTCGGCGTGCTCGCCGGGCTGTTCGCACTGGGGTGGATGGGTGGCGGCGACGTCAAGCTGCTGACCGCGCTCGCGCTGTGGATCGAGCCGGGCATCTTCATGCAGCTGCTGATCGTGATGGCTCTGGCCGGCGGTTTGCTGACTGTGGTGCTGGGCGCCTGGCACGTCATGCGACGCCAGCGCGACCGGCTTGCCGTGCCTTACGGCGTCGCAATTTCGTTCGGCGGTCTGTGGGTTCTTTGCACCCATTATCTGCCATCTGCCGGAATCCCGCCAATTTCGGGGTGA